One Streptomyces sp. ML-6 genomic region harbors:
- a CDS encoding FtsX-like permease family protein: MTLLDEKSAAAPPAAPRPTAPTGLAAWIRDLGLGMRFGAGGGREGWIRTALTAVGVGLGVALLLTAASVPHMLQQRSDRSAARAANPLDPSSGGPASKSGASVLLADIETEFRGHVVEGWLMRADGAHPVRPPGVDRFPAPGEMVVSPALKELLGSSDGALLRERLPYRTVGTIGTPGLVSPNDLVYYAGDDTLATGPGTHRIAGYGDRNLAEEMPPILIVLIIMICVVLLMPVAIFIVTAVRFGGDRRDRRLAALRLVGTDIRMTRRIAAGEALFGALLGVVTGVAFFLVGRQFVGRIEMWNVSVFPADLVPDLRLTALVVVAVPLTAVVVTLGAMRAVVVEPLGVIRNGRSRGRRLWWRLPLPFAGLAVLGLTGKVDTYGTVDPYPIAGGAVLVLVGLALLLPWLVEALVNRLHGGPVAWQLAIRRLQLSSGSASRAVSGITVAVAGAVALQMLTAAVADEFIKVTEQDSTRAQFSSYSEKVTRDGATRTVEALRAAKGVTWAIGKINVYVTHPGDAKGAAGGEGEVQRTTSLTVADCASLREMARIGSCKDGDTFVSHPAKNKELSLWVDKTARKGEDVVATSGDLKKSVRWRLPADARTVTARNTPLGDETSGILATLGAVDPSTLPDATTETHVRVDESVEDVAEYVRNAVAEVDRAARVSSLTSVARDKKYASVQRGLQVGGTATLLLIAASMMVSQLEQLRERKRLLSVLVAFGTRRSTLGWSVLWQTAVPVVVGLAVAVAGGIGLGATLISMLDKEVTDWWLFLPMAGAGGALILLVTLISLPPLWRMMRPEGLRTE; this comes from the coding sequence ATGACCCTGCTCGACGAGAAGAGCGCGGCGGCCCCGCCGGCCGCCCCGCGCCCCACCGCCCCCACCGGTCTCGCGGCCTGGATCCGCGACCTCGGCCTCGGCATGCGCTTCGGTGCCGGGGGCGGCCGCGAGGGCTGGATCCGCACCGCGCTGACCGCCGTCGGCGTCGGACTCGGCGTGGCCCTGCTGCTGACCGCGGCCTCCGTGCCGCACATGCTCCAGCAGCGCTCCGACCGCAGCGCGGCCCGCGCCGCGAACCCCCTCGACCCCTCGTCGGGCGGGCCCGCCTCGAAGTCCGGCGCCTCGGTGCTGCTGGCCGACATCGAGACGGAGTTCCGCGGGCACGTCGTCGAGGGCTGGCTGATGCGGGCGGACGGCGCGCACCCGGTGCGCCCGCCGGGCGTCGACCGCTTCCCCGCCCCCGGCGAGATGGTGGTCTCCCCCGCGCTGAAGGAGCTGCTGGGCTCCTCGGACGGCGCCCTCCTCAGGGAACGGCTGCCGTACCGGACCGTCGGGACCATCGGCACCCCGGGCCTGGTCTCGCCGAACGACCTGGTCTACTACGCGGGCGACGACACCCTGGCCACCGGACCCGGCACCCACCGGATCGCCGGGTACGGCGACCGGAACCTGGCCGAGGAGATGCCGCCCATCCTGATCGTGCTGATCATCATGATCTGCGTGGTGCTGCTGATGCCGGTCGCGATCTTCATCGTGACGGCGGTGCGGTTCGGCGGCGACCGCCGCGACCGCCGGCTCGCCGCGCTGCGCCTGGTCGGCACGGACATCCGGATGACCCGGCGGATCGCGGCGGGCGAGGCCCTGTTCGGGGCGCTCCTCGGGGTGGTGACGGGTGTGGCGTTCTTCCTCGTGGGCCGGCAGTTCGTCGGCCGCATCGAGATGTGGAACGTCAGTGTCTTCCCGGCCGATTTGGTGCCCGACCTCCGGCTGACGGCCCTGGTGGTCGTCGCGGTGCCGCTGACGGCGGTGGTGGTGACGCTGGGCGCGATGCGCGCGGTGGTCGTCGAGCCGCTCGGGGTCATCCGCAACGGCCGCAGCCGCGGGCGCCGGCTCTGGTGGCGGCTGCCGCTGCCGTTCGCCGGCCTGGCGGTGCTCGGCCTGACCGGCAAGGTCGACACGTACGGCACGGTCGACCCGTATCCGATCGCGGGCGGGGCGGTGCTGGTCCTGGTCGGGCTCGCGCTGCTGCTGCCCTGGCTGGTCGAGGCGCTGGTGAACCGGCTGCACGGCGGCCCGGTGGCCTGGCAGCTCGCCATCCGCAGGCTCCAGCTGAGCAGCGGGTCGGCCTCCCGGGCGGTCAGCGGGATCACGGTCGCGGTCGCGGGCGCGGTGGCGCTGCAGATGCTGACCGCCGCGGTCGCCGACGAGTTCATCAAGGTGACCGAGCAGGACAGCACGCGGGCCCAGTTCTCCTCGTACTCCGAGAAGGTCACCCGGGACGGCGCCACCAGGACCGTCGAGGCGCTCCGGGCCGCCAAGGGCGTGACGTGGGCCATCGGCAAGATCAACGTGTACGTCACCCATCCCGGCGACGCGAAGGGCGCCGCGGGGGGCGAAGGAGAGGTCCAGCGGACCACCAGCCTGACCGTCGCCGACTGCGCGAGCCTGCGCGAGATGGCCCGGATCGGCTCCTGCAAGGACGGCGACACCTTCGTCTCGCACCCCGCGAAGAACAAGGAGCTGTCCCTCTGGGTCGACAAGACGGCCCGCAAGGGCGAGGACGTCGTGGCCACTTCGGGGGATCTCAAGAAGTCGGTGCGGTGGAGGCTGCCCGCCGACGCCCGGACGGTCACCGCCCGGAACACCCCGCTGGGCGACGAGACCAGCGGCATCCTGGCCACCCTCGGCGCGGTGGACCCGAGCACCCTGCCGGACGCGACGACCGAGACGCACGTCCGGGTCGACGAGAGCGTGGAGGACGTCGCGGAGTACGTACGGAACGCGGTGGCCGAGGTCGACCGCGCGGCGCGGGTGTCGTCCCTCACATCGGTGGCCCGTGACAAGAAGTACGCCAGCGTGCAGCGCGGCCTCCAGGTCGGCGGCACGGCGACGCTGCTGCTGATCGCGGCCTCGATGATGGTCTCGCAGCTGGAGCAGCTGCGCGAGCGCAAGCGCCTGCTGTCGGTCCTGGTCGCCTTCGGCACCCGGCGCTCCACACTGGGCTGGTCGGTGCTCTGGCAGACGGCGGTGCCCGTGGTCGTCGGACTGGCGGTGGCGGTCGCGGGCGGAATCGGCCTGGGCGCGACCCTGATCTCCATGCTCGACAAGGAGGTCACCGACTGGTGGCTGTTCCTGCCGATGGCCGGCGCGGGCGGCGCGCTGATCCTGCTGGTCACACTGATCTCGCTGCCACCGCTGTGGCGCATGATGCGGCCGGAGGGCCTGCGCACGGAGTGA
- a CDS encoding ABC transporter ATP-binding protein has translation MIPAGSLLSADGLHKTYGRTPALDGASFSIHPGEVVAVLGPSGSGKSTLLHCLAGIVTPDQGTIMYAGRELSAMSDAERSALRRTEFGFVFQFGQLVPELTCVENVALPLRLAGAKRKDAERTALHWLERLEVDTVAAQRPGEVSGGQGQRVAVARALAASPKVIFADEPTGALDSLNGERVMQLLTEAARSTNVAVVLVTHEARVAAYSDRDVTVRDGRTRDLEPIG, from the coding sequence GTGATCCCCGCCGGTTCCCTGCTCAGCGCCGACGGTCTGCACAAGACGTACGGCCGGACGCCCGCCCTCGACGGCGCGTCCTTCTCCATCCACCCCGGCGAGGTCGTCGCCGTGCTGGGCCCCTCCGGCTCGGGCAAGTCGACCCTGTTGCACTGCCTCGCGGGCATCGTCACCCCGGACCAAGGCACGATCATGTACGCGGGCCGCGAGCTGTCCGCCATGTCGGACGCCGAGCGCAGCGCGCTGCGCCGTACCGAGTTCGGCTTCGTCTTCCAGTTCGGCCAGCTCGTCCCGGAGCTGACCTGCGTGGAGAACGTCGCCCTGCCGCTCCGGCTGGCCGGTGCCAAGCGCAAGGACGCCGAGCGCACCGCCCTGCACTGGCTGGAGCGGCTGGAGGTCGACACCGTCGCCGCCCAGCGGCCCGGCGAGGTCTCCGGCGGTCAGGGGCAGCGCGTCGCCGTGGCCCGCGCGCTGGCCGCCTCCCCGAAGGTGATCTTCGCGGACGAGCCGACCGGCGCGCTGGACTCGCTGAACGGCGAGCGCGTGATGCAGCTGCTCACCGAGGCCGCCCGGTCCACCAACGTCGCCGTGGTCCTGGTGACCCACGAAGCGCGGGTGGCCGCGTACTCCGACCGTGACGTGACCGTGCGCGACGGGCGGACCCGCGATCTGGAGCCCATCGGATGA
- a CDS encoding PadR family transcriptional regulator, with protein MSIGHTLLGLLESGPRHGYDLKRAFDEKFGHDRPLHYGQVYSTMSRLLKNGLVEVDGIESGGGPERKRYAITEAGITDVGAWLAQPEKPEPYLQSTLYTKVVLALLTGRSAESLLDTQRAEHLRLMRILTDRKRGGDLADQLICDHALFHLEADLRWLELTAARLDRLAMEVGA; from the coding sequence ATGTCTATCGGCCACACCCTGCTCGGGCTCCTGGAGTCCGGCCCACGCCACGGCTACGACCTCAAGCGCGCGTTCGACGAGAAGTTCGGCCACGACCGCCCCCTGCACTACGGGCAGGTCTACTCGACCATGTCGCGGCTGCTCAAGAACGGGCTCGTCGAGGTCGACGGGATAGAGAGCGGCGGCGGCCCCGAACGCAAGCGGTACGCCATCACCGAGGCCGGCATCACCGATGTCGGCGCCTGGCTGGCGCAGCCGGAGAAGCCCGAGCCGTACCTCCAGTCGACGCTCTACACCAAGGTCGTCCTGGCCCTGCTCACCGGGCGCAGCGCGGAGTCCCTGCTGGACACGCAGCGCGCCGAGCACCTGCGCCTGATGCGCATCCTGACCGACCGCAAGCGCGGGGGCGATCTGGCCGACCAGCTGATCTGCGACCACGCGCTCTTCCACCTCGAGGCCGATCTGCGCTGGCTGGAACTGACCGCCGCCCGGCTCGACCGGCTCGCCATGGAGGTGGGCGCGTGA
- a CDS encoding SPFH domain-containing protein has translation MTDHSNPRDVATLPAELAPDAPQMPEPQVREVTAHSIPGGLGLLLTVLGVIAGIGLAIVGGVVGSNGNNGVGVPVCIFGVLLVIASFFCMTGVKMVAPGEARVIQLFGRYVGTIRTDGLRWINPLTSSQKISTRVRNHETAVLKVNDAYGNPIELAAIVVWKVEDTAQALFEVDDFLEFVATQTEAAVRHIAIEYPYDAHDEDGLSLRGNAEEITEKLAVELTARVQAAGVRIIESRFSHLAYAPEIASAMLQRQQAGAVVAARQQIVEGAVGMVEMALTRIAEQDIVELDSERKAAMVSNLMVVLCGDRAAQPVLNTGTLYQ, from the coding sequence ATGACCGACCACAGCAATCCGCGCGATGTGGCCACCCTGCCCGCCGAACTCGCGCCCGATGCCCCGCAGATGCCCGAGCCGCAGGTGAGAGAGGTGACGGCACACAGCATTCCCGGCGGCCTCGGCCTGCTGCTGACCGTGCTCGGGGTGATCGCCGGCATCGGCCTGGCCATCGTCGGCGGTGTCGTCGGCTCGAACGGGAACAACGGCGTGGGCGTCCCGGTGTGCATCTTCGGGGTCCTGCTGGTCATCGCCTCGTTCTTCTGCATGACGGGTGTGAAGATGGTCGCACCGGGCGAGGCCCGGGTGATCCAGCTCTTCGGCCGGTACGTCGGCACGATCCGCACGGACGGGCTGCGCTGGATCAACCCGCTCACCAGCAGCCAGAAGATCTCCACCCGGGTCCGCAACCACGAGACCGCGGTCCTGAAGGTCAACGACGCCTACGGCAACCCGATCGAGCTGGCCGCGATCGTCGTCTGGAAGGTCGAGGACACCGCGCAGGCCCTCTTCGAGGTCGACGACTTCCTGGAGTTCGTCGCCACCCAGACCGAGGCGGCCGTCCGGCACATCGCGATCGAGTACCCCTACGACGCCCACGACGAGGACGGCCTCTCGCTGCGCGGCAACGCCGAGGAGATCACCGAGAAGCTGGCCGTGGAGCTGACCGCCCGGGTGCAGGCGGCCGGCGTCCGGATCATCGAGTCGCGCTTCAGCCACCTCGCGTACGCCCCCGAGATCGCCTCCGCGATGCTCCAGCGCCAGCAGGCCGGAGCGGTGGTCGCGGCCCGGCAGCAGATCGTCGAGGGCGCGGTCGGCATGGTCGAGATGGCGCTGACCCGGATCGCCGAGCAGGACATCGTCGAGCTCGACTCGGAGCGGAAGGCCGCCATGGTCAGCAATCTGATGGTGGTGCTGTGCGGTGACCGCGCGGCGCAGCCGGTCCTCAATACGGGCACCCTCTACCAGTGA